The DNA segment TCTAAGTGATAGGTATTCAGAGTTCTATTATAGTGTTCACAAAATGCTAAAAAGATACTGATCTTAAGTGATACAAATTACGACTTTGTAATAGTCACACAAACTAGAATCACGCCTTTTCCCCCTTCATCTGTGAAAGTAATTCTGTATACATACGCTGTGTAATTGTTTAATAAtaaattgtacatacactatGTGCAATGCACTCATAATCTTATATATCTGACATCTGATTTTGTATAACGCATTTACATTAACATATTTTCTATCGCAGGAAATACAGATATAATAAACAAAGTGATATACTGTCAATGGTTTTTATGTTTATTCTTTAATGATTTATGTGACATTCCAGTTTATTAACTTAGAAGTACACGGACAAGATCCAACAGGAAGAACCACGTTCAAAGTAAGTACGTATGGATGTATACATAATGAATATGCGAACAAAATCATAGCTAaagccaatctgactaaagtacttgatcttctaaacgaagatctgagaacgacccattcacattcgtcttctgtatattttggatttccaatattgctatttttattttcgcaaatctattttcgtttgaaccaatcagacaacttgtttgaatgtcaaagagtaagaaaaatttgcagttaatccagggctcgaacccgggacctttcgcttacagagcaagtgccctaccgactgagctaaccggctatctgacatctttcgacataaaaattgttgatatcaaaaaccaaggctttttaaagcttgcagaatgttgtaagttagcttttgattggctagcggaagagttgtcagaacgaggccatcaatagctcgttgtcagatcctatgcatagcgtaataggagatgtactttagtcagattgagccAAAGCAAAACTGATATGCTAGAACACAAAAATCAGTGAGTGGGGTATTGCATTGGGACGGTCAGTTGTGCAGTTTAAACAGTTAATCAAAATACGGGACACGTGTTAATAAATGTTACCCTTTCCAATCCTCCTAAATTAGTTTTGCGATATATACTAGCactacatttatttcatttctgtcaCAGAACATCAACGCCTATTCGTGATTTCCGGGCTgccatattttcaattttgatctTAAAATAACGTTCTCTATTGGTATCATATGTGTTAGTTCATCTACAGAATAAATATGTGCCCATTTGTGATCGGTATAAGAAAAAGGATGCTTAGTTTTACTGTTTTTTCTCTTATTCCAAAGAAAACATCCACGTTTAACTATTCTCCGTTGAGTGTCATTACACACACGTTGAAAATTCACTTGGGTGTCGAAAGAGCTCATAAAGTATAGTGTATTTGCTACATAAACAGCATTGTTATGGTCCTGTCGAAGGGAGCCCTTGTAAAAGTATGGGGAATTACTTTCGAAGTCGGTTTTCATTCTAAATTCATCACCTGGCTGAAATTTATTGTAACGCTTAAACATTGTTGTCAAGAAAAGTGGACCTGCAATGGCTAACATGTTACGTCTTCTTGAAAACTCTTGCAAAGAAAGAATCGCTTGTTTCATAAACGGATGTTTTGGTCGACACATCATAAAGGCAGTGCTTAGCAGAAACGGAATTTTAAAAAGAATGGCGCTGTGTTCGAAAGGTTCTGGAGTCAgtatacatgcatattttatgGTTGCTCGGTCTAGTGGTCGCATGCATTTCATGTCTAGATCGACATAAACACCTCCAAATTCATAAAGCAACACATAACGTAAGGCATCCGCTTTGTTGATCACAAGAGGGTAGTTGTCCCATGTTGAGAGTAAATCAGGTTGCCTCAATGAAATTAGGTTACGGGCCGAC comes from the Mercenaria mercenaria strain notata chromosome 9, MADL_Memer_1, whole genome shotgun sequence genome and includes:
- the LOC128559701 gene encoding uncharacterized protein LOC128559701, encoding MKRGSIARGKKVNLLNVHQMEFEPEVLEDIQTNNSETPRIPHIIHFIFISGLQGKDGIPWFYKPNVNSFLHFNPNLTYYFWTKKSARNLISLRQPDLLSTWDNYPLVINKADALRYVLLYEFGGVYVDLDMKCMRPLDRATIKYACILTPEPFEHSAILFKIPFLLSTAFMMCRPKHPFMKQAILSLQEFSRRRNMLAIAGPLFLTTMFKRYNKFQPGDEFRMKTDFESNSPYFYKGSLRQDHNNAVYVANTLYFMSSFDTQVNFQRVCNDTQRRIVKRGCFLWNKRKNSKTKHPFSYTDHKWAHIYSVDELTHMIPIENVILRSKLKIWQPGNHE